The Glycine soja cultivar W05 chromosome 3, ASM419377v2, whole genome shotgun sequence genome window below encodes:
- the LOC114405953 gene encoding putative disease resistance RPP13-like protein 1 isoform X1 → MAAALVGGAFLSAFLDVLFDRLASPDFVDLIRGKKLSKKLLQKLETTLRVVGAVLDDAEKKQITNTNVKHWLNDLKHAVYEADDLLDHVFTKAATQNKVRDLFSRFSDSKIVSKLEDIVVTLESHLKLKESLDLKESAVENLSWKAPSTSLEDGSHIYGREKDMEAIIKLLLEDNSDGSDVSVVPIVGMGGVGKTTLAQLVYNDENLKQIFDFDFKAWVCVSQEFDVLKVTKTIIEAVTGKPCKLNDLNLLHLELMDKLKDKKFLIVLDDVWTEDYVDWRLLKKPFNRGIIRRSKILLTTRSEKTASVVQTVHTYHLNQLSNEDCWSVFANHACLSTESNENTATLEKIGKEIVKKCNGLPLAAESLGGMLRRKHDIGDWNNILNSDIWELSESECKVIPALRLSYHYLPPHLKRCFVYCSLYPQDYEFEKNELILLWMAEDLLKKPRKGRTLEEVGHEYFDDLVSRSFFQRSSSSSWPHRKCFVMHDLMHDLATSLGGDFYFRSEELGKETKINTKTRHLSFAKFNSSFLDKPDVVGRAKFLRTFLSIINFEAAPFNNEEAQCIIVSKLMYLRVLSFHDFQSLDSLPDSIGKLIHLRYLDLSRSSVETLPKSLCNLYNLQTLKLCSCRKLTKLPSDMCNLVNLRHLEIRETPIKEMSRGMSKLNHLQHLDFFVVGKHKENGIKELGGLSNLHGQLEIRNLENVSQSDEALEARMMDKKHINSLQLGWSGCNNNSTNFQLEIDVLCKLQPHFNIESLEIKGYEGTRFPDWMGNSSYCNMISLKLRDCDNCSMLPSLGQLPSLKVLEISRLNRLKTIDAGFYKNEECRSGTSFPSLESLSIDDMPCWEVWSSFESEAFPVLKSLYIGDCPKLEGSLPNHLPALTTLYISNCELLVSSLPTAPAIQSLVILKSNKVALHAFPLLVETITVEGSPMVESMIEAITNIQPTCLRSLTLRNCSSAVSFPGGRLPESLKSLSIEDLKKLEFPTQHKHELLETLSIESSCDSLTSLPLVTFPNLRDVTIGKCENMEYLLVSGAESFKSLCSLTIYHCPNFVSFWREGLPAPNLIEFTVSGSDKLKSLPEEMSSLLPKLERLLISHCPEIESFPKRGMPPNLRRVEIYNCEKLLSGLAWPSMGMLTHLTVWGPCDGIKSFPKEGLLPPSLTTLSLYDLSNLEMLDCTGLLHLTSLQELTILGCPKLENMAGESLPFSLIKLTMVECPLLEKRCRMKHPQIWPKISHIPGIKVDDRWI, encoded by the coding sequence ATGGCTGCAGCACTGGTAGGTGGTGCCTTTCTCTCTGCTTTCCTTGATGTGCTTTTCGACAGGCTGGCTTCACCTGACTTTGTTGACCTGATCCGTGGAAAGAAGCTTAGCAAGAAGTTGCTTCAAAAGTTGGAGACCACTCTCAGAGTGGTTGGAGCTGTGCTTGATGATGCCGAGAAGAAACAGATCACAAACACCAATGTCAAACACTGGCTCAATGATCTCAAACATGCTGTCTATGAAGCCGATGACTTACTCGACCATGTTTTCACCAAAGCTGCCACCCAAAACAAGGTAAGAGACTTGTTTTCTCGCTTTTCCGATAGCAAGATCGTTAGTAAGTTGGAAGACATAGTTGTCACACTTGAGTCTCATTTAAAACTCAAGGAGAGTCTTGATTTGAAAGAGAGTGCAGTGGAGAACTTGTCATGGAAAGCTCCATCAACATCTCTGGAAGATGGATCTCATATATATGGTAGGGAGAAAGATATGGAGGCCATAATCAAGTTGTTGTTGGAGGATAACAGTGACGGTAGTGATGTGTCTGTGGTTCCTATTGTGGGCATGGGTGGGGTTGGAAAAACTACTTTGGCCCAATTGGTGTACAATGATGAGAATTTGAAACagatatttgattttgattttaaggCATGGGTTTGTGTTTCTCAAGAATTTGATGTTCTCAAGGTCACAAAAACTATAATAGAGGCGGTGACTGGAAAGCCTTGTAAATTGAATGATCTGAATCTACTTCATCTTGAATTGATGGACAagctgaaagataaaaaattcttaattgttTTGGATGATGTTTGGACAGAGGATTATGTTGATTGGCGTCTTCTTAAGAAACCATTTAACCGTGGGATTATTAGGAGAAGTAAAATTCTTCTAACAACCCGCAGTGAAAAAACAGCATCTGTAGTCCAAACTGTTCACACCTATCATCTAAACCAATTGTCGAATGAAGATTGTTGGTCAGTGTTTGCGAACCATGCATGTCTTTCCACGGAATCTAACGAGAACACAGCAACACTAGAAAAAATTGGAAAGGAGATTGTTAAAAAGTGCAACGGACTGCCTTTAGCAGCAGAGTCGCTTGGAGGCATGTTGAGAAGAAAGCATGACATTGGGGATTGGAATAATATTCTCAATAGTGACATTTGGGAACTTTCTGAAAGTGAGTGTAAAGTTATTCCAGCACTGAGACTTAGTTATCATTATCTCCCTCCACATTTAAAACGATGCTTTGTTTATTGTTCGTTGTATCCACAAGATTacgaatttgaaaaaaatgaattaatcttGTTGTGGATGGCTGAAGATCTTTTGAAGAAACCAAGGAAAGGTAGGACTTTAGAAGAGGTTGGTCATGAGTATTTTGATGATTTGGTTTCGAGATCGTTTTTCCAACGTTCAAGTTCAAGTAGTTGGCCTCATCGCAAATGTTTTGTGATGCATGACCTCATGCATGATCTAGCCACATCACTCGGTGGAGATTTTTACTTTAGATCAGAAGAACTTGGGAAAGAAACAAAGATCAACACCAAGACTCGTCATTTGTCATTTGCCAAATTCAATTCTTCATTCTTGGACAAGCCTGATGTTGTTGGTAGAGCAAAATTTCTGAGAACTTTCTTGTCCATTATCAATTTTGAAGCTGCTCCATTCAACAACGAGGAGGCACAATGTATCATTGTGTCGAAGCTTATGTACTTGAGAGTTTTATCATTTCATGACTTCCAAAGTCTGGATTCTTTGCCTGATTCAATAGGTAAATTGATCCATCTGCGCTATTTAGATCTCTCTCGTTCAAGTGTAGAAACACTGCCAAAGTCATTGTGTAATTTGTACAATCTGCAAACTTTGAAGTTGTGTAGTTGCAGAAAGCTGACTAAGTTGCCTAGTGACATGTGCAATCTTGTTAACTTGCGTCATCTTGAGATACGTGAAACTCCTATAAAAGAGATGTCGAGAGGAATGAGTAAATTAAATCATCTACAACATCTGGATTTCTTTGTTGTGGGCAAGCACAAAGAGAATGGGATCAAAGAATTGGGAGGACTTTCAAATCTTCATGGTCAGCTTGAAATTAGGAACTTGGAGAATGTTTCCCAAAGTGATGAAGCGTTGGAGGCAAGGATGATGGATAAAAAACACATTAATAGTTTACAGTTGGGATGGTCTGGATGTAACAACAACAGTACCAACTTCCAACTTGAAATAGATGTGCTTTGCAAGTTACAGCCTCACTTTAACATTGAATCGTTGGAAATAAAAGGTTATGAAGGAACCAGATTTCCAGATTGGATGGGAAATTCTTCCTACTGCAATATGATTAGTCTAAAATTGCGTGATTGTGACAACTGTAGTATGCTTCCTTCACTTGGACAACTACCTTCTCTCAAGGTCCTTGAAATTTCAAGATTGAATAGGCTGAAGACTATTGATGCAGGTTTCTACAAGAATGAAGAATGTCGTTCTGGGACGTCCTTTCCCTCCCTTGAATCTCTGTCCATTGATGACATGCCTTGTTGGGAGGTGTGGAGTTCCTTCGAGTCAGAAGCTTTTCCTGTGCTTAAAAGTCTTTACATTGGTGACTGCCCCAAACTAGAGGGAAGTTTGCCGAATCACCTTCCTGCTCTGACAACACTTTATATTAGTAATTGCGAGCTGCTTGTCTCTTCTCTCCCAACGGCTCCCGCCATTCAAAGTTTGGTGATACTTAAAAGCAATAAAGTAGCACTGCATGCGTTTCCTCTCTTGGTAGAAACTATAACAGTAGAAGGAAGCCCAATGGTGGAGTCCATGATAGAGGCCATCACTAACATCCAACCAACTTGTCTCCGGTCTTTAACATTAAGGAATTGCTCGTCAGCCGTGTCATTTCCGGGTGGTCGTTTACCTGAATCACTGAAGAGTCTGAGTATCGAGGATCTTAAAAAACTGGAATTCCCGACGCAACACAAACATGAGTTACTGGAAACACTGTCAATAGAAAGCAGTTGTGATTCACTCACATCTCTTCCATTGGTTACCTTTCCAAATCTCAGAGATGTCACAATCGGAAAGTGTGAAAATATGGAATATCTTTTGGTTTCAGGGGCAGAGTCATTTAAGAGTCTGTGTTCTTTGACAATTTATCACTGCCCCAACTTTGTATCATTCTGGAGAGAAGGATTGCCTGCGCCCAACTTGATTGAATTCACGGTTTCGGGCTCTGACAAGTTGAAGTCGTTGCCTGAAGAGATGAGTAGTCTTCTCCCAAAGTTAGAACGTCTCCTCATATCCCACTGCCCAGAAATTGAGTCCTTTCCAAAACGTGGTATGCCACCTAACCTGAGAAGAGTTGAGATTtacaattgtgagaaactacTGAGCGGCCTAGCATGGCCATCCATGGGCATGCTTACTCATCTCACAGTTTGGGGTCCATGTGATGGCATCAAGTCCTTCCCTAAGGAGGGTTTGCTGCCTCCCTCCCTTACGACTCTGTCTCTATATGACTTGTCAAATCTGGAGATGTTGGACTGCACGGGGCTTCTCCATCTCACATCCCTGCAAGAATTAACCATATTGGGATGTCCAAAGCTGGAGAATATGGCTGGAGAAAGTCTTCCTTTCTCTCTAATAAAATTAACCATGGTGGAATGTCCTTTGCTGGAAAAACGATGCCGCATGAAGCACCCTCAAATTTGGCCTAAAATTTCCCACATCCCTGGCATTAAGGTTGACGATAGATGGATTTAG